GAATATTAGTGTAGGATTTCGTTTAAAGCGTCTTCGTGTTTTTTTATGTCCGTTTCCTGATCCGAAGGTACCTCCTGAATTTCCAGGGAATTCGGGTCAGCCGTTCTTGAATTACGAATAGTGTAGctgacatgtttttttttttaaataagtatacgtaaacaaaaagttttatgcTTTTAGCTACATTAATGAAAAATCCTCCATGTTCTATAGTTCCCTATCTTAACGACTTTTTCCTAAAAATACTGAAACacgtttcattttaaataaaagacctaaatttaatattaacactTCTAGGTCTAATAATAAACGACCCCTCATTTAAACTTTCCTCCCTTATTTAAATCTCTCACGGGACTTTCAGAATACAATgaaactacattttatttaaataaaaactaattaaaactaacaaataataatttaaaaaaatctgcttTAAAAATTACGAACATCCATTCAAACTTTCATCTCCCATTTTACCCCTTAGAGTACAATATTTCTAAATCGTTCCTCAGAGGGTGCATACATCAAAAAAGGCAATTCCGTATATCAGGCTCTTCGTAATCGACATGTAATTTTACATGTAAAGATCAgatatgtatattatagtaCATGTATAATTAGGGCGTTTAACCTGGCATTCTTGGCAAGAACATCGAGACGAACTGTTAAAATTATTCTATTGTCATCGGTCCTTGACAGATATTGAggtttaaataatgtaaaattcaatatttaaagattttttaaaacttttttattacatgCATAGATACATACTTTCTTCAAAttcggtaaaaaaaatatctatataataatatgtaaataaaagtcgtgttagttataCTATTTATAACTCGAGGATGGCTTAACCAATTCGGCTGAAATTTGGTGGAGAGGTAACTGAGAACCAGGAGACATAGGACTTTTTATCCCGTCCGACCGAGTTTGTACCTGGAGGAAGAACAGAACCTGGTGACAGCAACACTAAgaagtcatgatctcctggtaggTGTGGatccgtttttgtaaaattgtatttaagtcacgggaaaggtttttatggagaGAAGTAGAAAACGTGAGCGGAGCCGCGCGGATCAACTAGTAAGcaaatatttacttgttttatgCAGGTATTGGCACTATTGATCGCATCTTTATAATCATAATAGtgatcattggacaactcacataataatattattatggtcatTTGCTTCCTTacttagcagagcttgtacGATCGATAGTAATCAAATACATAACTAATCAAcacacttataatatataagtgTGTTgatctaaatacataaatagatacacttacaaccagactcagaacaaatactagtgttcatcacacaagtattaggtcgaggaaaaagtcttttcgcattttagtatgtatgaacttgtaataaaatctctttggcttcaagaaacacaaataagtacacggtacattagatttctttcagtgagctcgtgaggtacctaaatatcgagttttttgcttagagaaaagattttattacaagttcatacatactataatgcgaatagactttttccccgacctaatatttgccCCGGTTGGGATTCAAGGTTGGGTGGATAGATTGACGATGTTGGACATCAATCACTTAATGGCTACTGGGAGTGTATTACATATTTGTTAATTCACgaaacacatatttatatctCAAGTTCCGACGTCTTTATGAAAGTTAGTTTGCTAGATTGATGAATTGTTTCTAATTATGAGGAGACTCCTAGGTGTTTGTTTAACACATGCCAACTTGACACGCTAGGGTGTGTGCATTAAAGGAAGACAAAAATTAATTCaggtaacatttatttacagtatgatttacataattaattactcATCAGAAGAAACTTAATATGGCAGTAAGCATCGAGTCTCAGAGCAAAGGTAAATAGTACGGTGATGCTCACCCGTACGCCCTTCATTGTGGTAACTGTCATTACCTGATCTCTTAAATCAACATCAAAGTCATATAAGTAGAAGCGAATTAACTATCTATAATAGATAGCTAGACGGGTCAGTTAGTAGTTAATCGCTCGTTAACTAGTTATCGTTGGTAGTTTATCTACGTGCGACGGGAGCCACGGGGATGGCGTCTCCTTGAGCTTGGTAACCGTTCTCATCGGCAAGGTAAGTGATGGTCTGTAGCTTGCCCTCGGGGTCGGTGTAGCTGTAAGAGCCGCGGACGACAACTACCTTGTAAGGTTTCTTCTCCTCGTCAACTCCCTCCTTCAGATCACCAGTTTCATCACGGCTGACACCATCTTCAGTCTCGAAACTGTAATTGAATTCATTATTTAGTTTAACGATACCTGAAATGTACccataaaatagtaatattacactttctgtttaaaaaaataaggtgaATTCAAATTTGGGGAAGGAACTCAATTTTAAGTTGTCTCCTCGTTTATGTTGACACCCTTATTTCGTTTTCCCCTAGCAGACTAATGTTTATAGAATGTAAATATTACCCAAATACGTAGCCACCATCAGGTTTCTGGTCAACGCTAGACCGGAGGATCTGCACCGGCTCAGGTACCGAGGGAGCAGCGACGGCGACAGCCACGAGGGCGAGGGCGACAACAATGATCTATCAAATAACAAGATGCAATACATTATTCAGTGTCAACAATTTAGTTGCATATTAATAGCAAAAAAACCTCATCATATAAATGTAGATTATCTTATCCGCTGTGTAATACGAAATTTTTCGTAACATCTTCTTGAAAGTCTGTCAACCAGTAATTGACTATTGTTAAAGGTTGTATGAAAATGACAggcgggacccacaattttaaacgtgtcttccgaaacacagagaaCTGGCTAAATATAATATGGTCAGCTTAACCAAagagatcaatccgcgcggctATTAATACAAAGCCCTGAGCTcctcatttattttatctaaatatgaaatattatttatgcaacTCAAATAATTGCGAACCCTGCATTCTTCTTAATCTATATCAAGGACACTTCAcaattcagaaatatttattagtaaactgCAGTTCACTAATAAATTAGTTAAGTTATTAACAAATAAGCACACACTTCtcgaaaaataatgaaaaatgtcactgataataaatatacacaaaaaaggcctttaattatttttacacgtACCAATTTCATTTTGGATAAGTTTGTTCGATGTCTACCTTGTGAGCGACTGATGCCAGACTTGCTCAAACTAAGTCTTATATACATTTCTCTGGCGTACATCATAATGCCAAATGTCAGAGAATTCCGGATTCGGTCATCAAAAGCGAATAGGTGACAATATTATtactctatttaaaaaaaatagtcgtACAAACCGCCTTAAGTAATAAATTTGTGaagacaaaattaatataaaagaaatgtaTTGAGGCAAGCTTTTACGAATAATCGCTACGGCCATTTCCCATTTGGTAAACCtcaaattatacctactaaaaagttgcatttggtaaacattttgttatttcataaatttaatcCTATTTGGTAAACTATTTtagtattgttattgttatttttgtgagTCGATGTGAAATTTATgttgaagtttttaaaagtttcaaagtcTTAAAACAAAATCTCGACCATCAAAAAGTACGGCTTATCAAGGAGCAGTAAAGATAAACGTAATTCTGTCAATTTCCAAActaaaatctgggggcacggcagtggccccgcaagtcgagcaaaaaaaatgcggcacggccgtaccatcttttctcgaagcaattcaggccattttcgatcCCCCTgcaatttcgttgtggataaaaaaAGATGCCTGAATTTTCAACAACTAATCAGatattgtataaacacggtatatttaaaatttcagtcaatttgaaccagtagttttattattaaaagacaactcaacaagtttaagaatgacaacttgttaaagtttcagaattttgtcactcactgactGACTCAcagatcatcaaaagtctaaggcacttctagcagacatagaagcttcaaatttggTATACAAATAGAGTTTAGTGTATTAATTATgggaaaacttaaatattttctaatttcggtccagttttctaaatacacgaACTGCAAGAATAATTTTGCTATCCCATGTAtaggatgatgatgatgtataGGATGGCCAGGtcaatctatttgttttaaacgtaaaatatttttaatattggcgtgataattacttaagtaataacttaagacagaaggtcctttaagtagagactaaagagattaatcgacttggtattacatagatctcacaactttttacggtaGACAGACtgcgctgcgagacttgaggtttttacaggatgtttttgatggtatTTCATTTACCCGAGTGGAAATCATGCTACCCCGGCGACGGCGCCGGCAGGACTCAGTGCCTAGCCGGCACCGGCGCTGTTAAGTAAAAAAGCGAGCCATACATTTTTGCTTTCTCGGCAACCGGTGCCGGGCCGGGTAATGGAAAAACGCCCATTATCAATATCCGTAAAACGAAGGGAGCGTTTCTTAAACCACCTAAAAGTGATTTTTACTGTCTATTGTCGAAAGGTCGTGTTGAACACTTTGGCTCTAACATGAACTGAGACTACTTGAGTTCAAGCTTTAGACTAATTCAAGCTAGATGCTTTGggaagaaattttaatttttgttgatATACTACTTCTCGAAGAAATACCAAAAACTTTTCATAATCACAAAATGTGCAGTCTGCGTGCGTTATGTTGCGGGTACTTTTGAAGGGCTTCCCCTCATCTCACCCAAGCATAATGTAGTAGTTGACAAATGATGACCTTTcgttagttttatattttaaaaaagtaatagtgCCATagaataatagtaaatataaatgccTCAATAGACTCAAGTTAGAATTCATGGATTTTTTCACAAGATCGCTttcattaacaataatttaccAACGTTTTTCTAGTTGAATCTCTAAGATAAACTTTTCAAGTGGGTACACTGGTTGAAGTATTATTTTCCATTACAAACTATTTAAACCCCGATGAAAAAAGGGGGGTGTTAAAAGTTTGATGTGTCTGTGTGTGTCtatctgtctgtggcatcataactcccgaacgggtgctgtgattttaatttagtttttatgatatgtgcgagtgttctatgaaatgtttgatgaaaatcggttgagccgttaaaaagttgtagggggtgaaagCGAAGGGAGGAGAGAAAGTTTACTCGGATAGGGTCTCAAAcagcttcgtatgatgagaaccttggtggtgggaatattagaa
The genomic region above belongs to Anticarsia gemmatalis isolate Benzon Research Colony breed Stoneville strain chromosome 5, ilAntGemm2 primary, whole genome shotgun sequence and contains:
- the LOC142972979 gene encoding larval cuticle protein 16/17-like, producing MMYAREMYIRLSLSKSGISRSQGRHRTNLSKMKLIIVVALALVAVAVAAPSVPEPVQILRSSVDQKPDGGYVFGFETEDGVSRDETGDLKEGVDEEKKPYKVVVVRGSYSYTDPEGKLQTITYLADENGYQAQGDAIPVAPVARR